Proteins from a single region of Gordonia hongkongensis:
- the nuoH gene encoding NADH-quinone oxidoreductase subunit NuoH, protein MNLATDFPTLDDFGQDPIWLVVAKALAVFVFLVLNPLIAILLERKIMARMQTRLGPNRVGPKGILQSLADGVKLALKEGIIPTGVDKVIYLLAPIIAVVPAVMAFAVIPFGPMVSVFGHQTPLQLTDLPVGVLYVLAVTSVGVYGIVLAGWSSGSTYPLLGGLRSTAQVISYEIAMGLTFAAVFLDAATMSTSGIVAAQEYHWYVLLLLPSFVIYAISMVGETNRAPFDLPEAEGELVGGFHTEYSSLKFAMFMLAEYINMVTVSALATTLFLGGWQAPWPLSTFDWANSGWWPVLWFTLKVWAFLFVFIWLRTSLPRLRYDQFMNLGWKVLIPISLTWVMVVAIIRAAFAGEDADLTRALVSAGAGLVVTGLIAYAVWRLMRVPDIPDPTQDSADPSAAPDEFDPMAGGFPVPPMPSTVRETTDA, encoded by the coding sequence GTGAACCTCGCCACCGATTTCCCGACCCTCGACGACTTCGGCCAGGACCCGATCTGGCTCGTCGTCGCCAAGGCGCTGGCCGTGTTCGTGTTCCTTGTGCTCAATCCGCTCATCGCCATCCTGCTCGAGCGAAAGATCATGGCACGCATGCAGACCCGCCTCGGGCCGAATCGGGTCGGCCCCAAGGGGATCCTGCAGAGCCTCGCCGACGGCGTGAAACTCGCACTCAAGGAGGGGATCATCCCCACCGGCGTCGACAAGGTGATCTATCTGCTGGCACCGATCATCGCGGTCGTCCCGGCGGTGATGGCCTTTGCGGTCATCCCGTTCGGGCCGATGGTGTCGGTATTCGGTCACCAGACTCCGTTGCAGCTCACCGATCTCCCCGTCGGAGTGCTGTATGTCCTGGCGGTCACGTCGGTGGGTGTCTACGGGATCGTGCTGGCCGGCTGGTCGTCGGGCTCGACCTATCCGCTGCTCGGCGGACTCCGCTCGACGGCACAGGTCATCTCGTACGAGATCGCGATGGGACTCACCTTCGCCGCGGTGTTCCTCGACGCCGCGACGATGTCGACGTCGGGAATCGTTGCCGCCCAGGAGTACCACTGGTACGTGTTGTTGCTGCTGCCCTCGTTCGTCATCTACGCCATCTCGATGGTCGGCGAGACCAACCGGGCGCCCTTCGATCTGCCCGAGGCCGAGGGTGAGCTGGTCGGCGGGTTCCACACCGAGTACTCGTCGTTGAAGTTCGCCATGTTCATGCTCGCCGAGTACATCAACATGGTCACCGTCTCCGCGCTCGCCACCACTCTGTTCCTCGGCGGTTGGCAGGCGCCGTGGCCGCTGAGCACGTTCGACTGGGCGAACTCCGGTTGGTGGCCCGTCCTCTGGTTCACGCTCAAGGTGTGGGCGTTCCTGTTCGTGTTCATCTGGCTGCGAACCAGTCTGCCGCGCCTGCGATACGACCAGTTCATGAATCTGGGCTGGAAGGTCCTGATCCCCATCTCGCTCACCTGGGTGATGGTCGTCGCGATCATCCGCGCAGCCTTCGCCGGCGAGGACGCCGACCTCACCCGCGCGCTGGTCTCCGCCGGCGCCGGACTCGTCGTCACCGGGCTCATCGCCTACGCGGTGTGGCGGTTGATGCGGGTCCCCGACATCCCGGACCCGACGCAGGACTCCGCAGACCCGTCCGCCGCACCCGACGAGTTCGACCCGATGGCCGGCGGATTCCCCGTGCCGCCGATGCCCAGCACCGTGAGGGAGACCACCGATGCCTGA